A portion of the Penaeus monodon isolate SGIC_2016 chromosome 28, NSTDA_Pmon_1, whole genome shotgun sequence genome contains these proteins:
- the LOC119591052 gene encoding early nodulin-75-like, whose protein sequence is MNACLWVLPDKPPITPKGTVPDDKHQDLGLFGTISFGENQTKNKDSGKAPGDEPPEYPPEPPDEPPEISDPLDEPPKSNDPEDPSAYPPEPPGEPLEYPFDDPLEYSEPLDESLKSMTRSHRNEPLLYPEPPDEPPEYPPEPPDEPPKYPPEPPDEPLEYPPEPPEYPPERQMNRQNILLNRRSILLNHQMNR, encoded by the exons ATGAACGCCTGTTTGTGGGTACTCCCTGATAAACCCCCGATAACCCCCAAGG ggacagTGCCAGATGACAAGCACCAGGACCTGGGGCTATTTGGCACTATCAGCTTtggagaaaatcaaacaaaaaacaaggataGT GGGAAAGCTCCCGGAG ACGAACCGCCGGAATATCCGCCTGAACCACCAGATGAGCCGCCGGAAATATCCGATCCGCTGGATGAACCGCCGAAGTCGAATGATCCAGAAGATCCCTCGGCGTATCCTCCAGAACCGCCAGGAGAACCGCTAGAATACCCGTTTGATGACCCGCTAGAGTATTCTGAACCACTAGATGAATCGCTAAAATCAATGACCCGGAGTCACCGGA ATGAACCACTGTTGTATCCTGAACCGCCAGACGAACCGCCGGAGTATCCTCCTGAACCGCCAGACGAACCACCGAAGTACCCTCCTGAACCACCAGATGAACCGCTAGAATATCCTCCTGAACCGCCAGAATATCCTCCTGAACGCCAGATGAACCGCCAGAATATCCTCCTGAACCGCCGGAGTATCCTCCTGAACCACCAGATGAACCGCTAG